The window GGTGTAAGCTTGCAGGATTCTGCTAATATTGCGCTATCCGTGTATTTAATCAGCAACTCACAATCGCTGGCTCACTTGAATACTAGCAGTAAGCAGGTCTCATCTCTGTATCGGGTGTCTAATATTTGCATGGCATGGGTGTCATAGTTGGGGTGAGTGCATGAAATACAACTACATTGTCACCACTATTGTATCAGTAGGGGGTAGAGGAGGGGACGAAAAGCCTTAGGTTCCAATTCACATTCTACCAGTGATAAGCACTTTTTGTTCTGTAACTAAGTCTGTTAACTATAAGCTGTTTTAGGTCTGTTTTTCCTCACTTTGTTATGAATTACTTGTATGCCCTTCATTTTATGCGGTTGTATCTTTCTAGTCATTTCTTATTGTTGATATTCTTTCAGCCAACcttatttgtattatatttgtGATCCTTTTTATGAAGCTTGTATATATGCTGCTGTGAAAGGCCGGTAGTTGTTTGTGTGAAGCCCAAACATAGAAGATTTTAGACTGGCACCAGAGTATGTAAACTGAGCTCATTGCCTCCCATTTTGGAGGTAATGGACTTTACTAGCCtacaatttaataattattttccCTAAATGTTTGAGAGGGAGTTGCGTGCCATCCCGAAGTCCATTTTCTATTGAAACTGTTGATCCTCTGCGGGTTTGAGTTTATCACAACTATGATGATCATTGCAGTCCATGAGACTTGGAAGTGAAGGCTTTAATGAAGATTTTAAAAAGCTCCCTGTGTTAATCTCCTGACTAACATTGGATCTACAGCACGGTTTACATTTAATTCTTAAACTGCATTTCTACATTTTGCTCATAATGAAAATGTATAAGATCTAGGAAAGTTAACAATTCATCTTCTTTTGGGCAGAGAAACAAGCTATGGTTAAAATACGGTCTATTGTACAACAACGTAAACATTTGGACTGTGGTGTACAGTTCTTACttgttttacaataaaaatgtaCAACATTAAATAGCTTTTCTGAGTGTATTGGTAGCTAAAAATTTTATGACCTTCATACGTTGGCTCAGATAAAGTGCACAAATTTGCAAGGAAACTGCTCGATATTCTTAGAATCTGTAATTCTACACTGAACAGACACAATCGGACTGCAAAACACTTTGTCATGGTGTTGATTATGCATCATTATGCAAACGTGTCTCCTTGGAGTTGTAAAGGTCTGGCTAGCCTCTACTGTCAGTAGCATCCAAACACCCCTTTAGGTAAGCACATGATAATGTTAGGAGTTAACTCCTCTCTCTCTTAAATAGATGGCTGACCATACAAGTCTGAAGGAAGAAGGAAATTCTCACTTTAAATCTGGGAACTACTCAGAAGCTCTGGTCTGTTACACAAAAGCTTTAGATATCGGCGGCGAAGCCCCAAGCGCTGCCTTTCAGTTAGCAGTACACAGCAATAAAGCCGCTTGCTATCTGAAACTACAGGATCCAAAACACGCCCAAATAGAGGCTAGCAAAGGTAATAGTAATGAGCTTGTAAAGAGCTTGGGAGTGGCTATGAGAGACAGTACTATGGTAATCTCAACTCCTGTATTGCataatacttttatttttgtaGTCCCAGTTTAAACCTTAAAACAGctataaaaaagcttaaatatGATGTTTTAagtttaatcttaaaacatcataTGCTCTTTGATGAATGTTTGTTTTGTGGCAGTTTTTACTTGGTACCTGCCTTTCTTTCTCCCATTTATCTGTTGATTGTGTCACGCACTGTGGTCATCTCGTTGGCTTCTAGGGAGAGGCAACTCTTGTACCCAACGGGGGACACTGCAGCATGACGTTGTGTTGTGTTGGAAGATTTGCATTCATTGAAAACAGTGGAGCTACAATATGTATTGGACTAATTTATACAATTTGCTTAATTGTATGCGTTGGTATTATCGTCGAATTTGTCCTGACAACCTCAGCACACTCGTAaagaagcaaaatattttaaagaaaaaaacagATGTGTCATGTCTTCTCAATATGTTCCTTTGTAGTTGAGGGTTTTCTCTTGTTTAAGTCAACAgttagaaagagagagagagaataaaAGAGATGTATATCTCTGTTATAGTTCAGATAGATGATAGCTTGTTCATATTCTCATCATTTGTTTATCTCTGTAGATAGCAAGGTATCCATGATATGAGATCCTATTTTCTCAAGAACTGCTGAATGATATGTTTGTAAAGCTCTCATTTAATATAGGTATTGTGTActagtaaaaaaaaacaactccTAACGGAAACCTAGAATCCCTTCTCTATTTTTGTCGTAGAGTCGTGTCATACCAGCTCGTCTTGTAGCTCTTGAATACAACTCTAATGATGTCAAGGCACTCTTTAGAAGATGTCAAGCCTTAGAACTGCTGGACAGGAAGGAGGAGGCTCTCAAGGATGCTGTTAAATTAAGGAATTTGGATCCTAAGAATAAAGCTATTGTTTCTGTATTGCAACGATTGTCTGCTTGGGCCCAGCAGAAGGTAATGTGAACTGTTGTAGAATGTGTTCCTCATTCAGTGTATGTGCTAGCTGCTGTTTATATTTCTGCATGCATATCTAAGAAAAGTTCATCTATATACATCCCAAAGTTTGTTGTTCGTCTGTCCAGCGATgaagttttagtaataaaaaatcaccttcatactggatttgaactcacaaagattgcaactgCAAGCATGCATAACCGCGCGCATAACCATTGAATAACAAGCGcgtgtaaccacaaggctaagccattcttaatACAATCAAATTCTATGGTTAATTCCAAACTTTCATATTTCATTGAAGCATGGGGCAACCCACCTCCCACACGTTTTACAAATTTGATAACATTTCAAAAGCACATGATAAGAACCATTCACAAAAAACCCGCCTCACTTACACCAAACCTCTTTTCAAGTCATCATCCATACTACCTATCATTCACTATATTCATACTGCATTATACTTTTAGCCCAtcataaattttattgtaattacatttctcGCACATTATATCAAACTCAATTCTCAAATTTCTGTCTAAATCTCCCACAATCTTCTTCCCGTGCAGGCCATCACATGGTGGATTACCAACAGGCCATTTTTTGGAACCAACTTCCTAATACTATAAAAACATTGAGGTGGCCAGTTTCAAGAAAAACTTGaattacatttttttacatatttttatttggttttctcagttcgtattatttgtatcattactaAATCATTTTGCATTGCagtcgtagcaaaacagactatatttagctattacttgcttattatttcacacttacatttaaacaccgttacagttgtttttttattttatttatttcaattgcaCGAAACCCTTTTTTTATGATACGAAGttgaaaagttagaatggtaactgttgttatatgttacacaaaaataaatttttgtgcagagatttttttattactcgagcaacgccgggcattcacctagtagaAATATATAGTAGACAAACTAGAACATCATTTCTCTGCATTTACTTACTCTAAAACTCTACTTTGATTTGTTTGTTTAACTTTCTAGGATTTAGGTTGTCAGTTCatatattcaaatttatttacaCAGTTTCTCATGGGGACAAATAAATGGTACAAAATTCTTAAAACTAAGTAAAAAGCTTTGATAAAATGGGGCGATAATACATATATTGGCACATTGCATATTGGTTGCTTTGTTTATCgattttatataatatgtgtATAGTTTAGCTGCCTAATATGTTATTCTGAACAATCTATGCAGCCGCTTGACATCAAACTTTTTACTTCATGTTAGAATGACAGGATAGACAGCACAGAAAGTAAAGTGTCTCAGATGGTGGAGTTAGTGTTCTTTGACACATCAGGGAATAAAGAGAAACGAGAACAGGTTAGCAGTTTCTATATAAGTTTGTACCGTCTTATTGGCTATCTGCAGTTtgagagttgttttctcctcCCTATCTGTTTGGTATCTGATGCTAGTTAGACCAAGCATTTTTGTGTTTAGGAGGCTTTATGGACCTTGCTGCAACTGTCGATGGAATGAAGAACTATTcacaatatttttatgttttttattaattttcattttattattatttttcaccATCCTATCTGATTTGTGTGAAATCAATGTTATGTATATCTCTGCGACAAATTGGTGGTTTGGTGGCGCTTTGGCTATAGCCTGAGCCCAAATGTTGAGTAAAATTCAAACCATTCAGTAATTTACTGTGAAATGACCTTGTAGGCACTGAGCAATCTTCTTGTACTGGCGCGAGAGGAGGCAGGCTCAACTAAAATGTTGGAGGCGGGGCTTGTGAGCAAATTTAAGGCTCTGTTGCAGAAGGTAGAAGGAAACATGAAGCTCAATGTTATTAGAATTCTCGCTAGCCTCTCCGTTCACAGCATTGAAAAGGTTTGTTATGTCGCTACGGACACATATTTACCGGGTAACACCGATGTGTCTCAAATCTTTCTTATACACCTCTGCCAACTTTTGCTCTCGAGACATAATGTaaattcagttttttttattgcatCTCAAACTGTTGATTCAAGCAGTTTTATTTATGCGACAGTACTAAACTGTAATTTGAGTGTTTTAGCTCCAGGCTGTCTCGGAGTTGAACAGTTTTTCCTTATTTAAACGCACTGGTTTTTAGAGCTGTTTTCGAGCCTCTTAATATACAGTTCAACCTCAGTTTTCAACTCTCTCAAACAAATTTGAATTAGAACAAAAAATTAGAGCTCTTTTACttggaatgaaataaaaaaatatggaGTCTACTAGGGACCCGACACTATCCAGTTGCAGACTGCCTCTCAGTATTTCTAGTGTTCATCCATTGTACACAAACATCTCCATTGTTCATCTATTGTACACAAACATTTCCATTGTCATCATGAAATACTGACTGCATTTTGTGTATTACTGTACcatattattttatctttcATTATAATAAGACATGCAAACTGCATGTGAGGAAATAAGAAGGAAACCAAGCTGCAATAGTACATTCTGTAACTTGCTTTATTGATAGAGTACTCATGAGAACTtgaatatactttatatattaccAGCTGTcttaatatattaattagggTATAAAATGATGTCTAATGCTTTACAAAGTCATTTATTAAACAGGCTTTAGTAATGCATTATTTTGGTTGAATGCGGTCTGTCTCACATTTACAAGTCTGTCCTCTAGGCAGAAACTGTGTTTGATGTTATGGGACTACCCCTGCTCATCAGCTTGTTCAGCCAGCCGGGTGAGGACGCGTGCAATGCAACGAGCAACCTCTTCCAGTCACTTATCAATGGTATCACAGACTTGCACATCTTCAGGGAAGAGAAAGCCAAGCATGAGATACATAAGGAGAAGACGGGAACACCTCACGGCTCTAAATTCAAACCTCTTAAATTATGTAGGTGGTTTTTATGTCCTTCCAACACTAGTTTTATTATAGCCAGTACCAGGCAGTCTCgcgcaccgtgagagatcatctgtaataagtatgtgcacaattattcccaaGTGCAGCGAGGTGATCAAGTGGTGCAGATAGTAGTGTGCCCGGCTGCTAGGCCGAATGTCTGAGTtcgaatctcatgtgatgcaaTTGTTTGTTCtgaccatagacctattaactatacgtatgtagtatagttaataatagtatatatactattatatatgtataattaataggtctatgattccGACATTCAACCATGGCTTTGGATGGgcttggctcttattatagtaaagactggtggaatgcccggcattgcacgggtattaaaaatcagcttataaacagtgacagcaaCTCCACACTTAtaaaactcagcttataaacaatgcctcttgccattagcctggcacagtgccaatgactaatttaagtaagctctcactaatacatagaatgatgttgcgccgtaacggagagcggtagcgtattttcacccacgtAGTGCCATATATCgctcaatgaatccatcaatcttgcATAGTTAAATTGGTAAGGAATTTGTCTGGTGAAGaagaggttccgagatcaaatcttctgcagtACGGAGTCTTCGTTTCAAGATTACAATAGCTAGAACTGGACATACCGAActacacaagtacacacaaACGTTGAAATCTATAtatagtgaaatatatatataaacagcaatggcacgtttacttcacatctttaaaggagaatcctcctccaaaacaatttagggtaacttgaCTGGATGAGTTGTCTCTCAAGCAAATCTCTTCTGTAGAGGGACATCGTCCCAGATAGTcccttcctttttgtaaagaatttatgaagcgtaacttgcttctccttttgttaacgaatgtttccatgctgtttccggagctgttccgagCGTTCaattctaatgcgcatgctcTAGTTTGGTCAAGAACTGagtttatgttcgagatccaagACGAACAGATCTCAATTTTTTAGTCGAAAATCGAATTGATCGAGAACTGAAGCGTTCGAAAACCaaagttccactgtatatagattGTCTTATTGTTATTGTCTCATGTTGGTTTGAAATGTGAATCAGTCAATAGATGACAAGACTTTTGAAGTGTCAAAAGCACATTGTCACTAAATGTTAAGCTTTTCTAATTGTCTTAGTAGACACTGTCGACTTTGGCTCACATTGTTGTTATGTAACTCTGTTGGTTTATTTTCTATCACTCGcattttagattttaaatttttatttgtttgtagcCAGCTATCAACAAGATCTGATTGACCAGATCATGCGTTATCTagtcaaatatataaacagtaataaagtGTCAGCTTATGGCAGAGACTGTATCATACAGCTTATCATCAGGAATGTGACTTCCTCTGATGGACTCAATTGGACCAAACGATTTCTTGAAACTGATGGTGAGTGTGACTGTTTTCTTAGCATCAGTTATAAATAAGTTATAGCATGAGTCAGTGTATAGGTCAGAAGTCAGCGTATAGTTACTGCTATCTGTGACTGCTTGCTAGGTTCGACACGACTGATGGAGATTGCAGGAATGACATCTGGTAAATCAACTATTCCAGTGAGCAGCAGCACTCGGTTGCACTGCTCAGTGCTCATGTCTAAGATCTGGGACGATACGATGACAGACCAGCAGAGGGAACAGATCCGTACGCTTACTGATGAGTATTTTGTGTGAGTTATAGCAGTTGTCTCCTCTTGGATCATATTTCCATTGAAAtctgaaaaaatgtaaagaaTAGATCTATCGGTGGATGCTTTTGCTCGCCTGTTAAAGCACATTAGCAAAAGAGTAGTAGTGTGAAATAATTTATAGTCTGGGAACATTGGGGTGTCTGGCTTGTCCAAATGCTAGCCTTTACTGCAGGCTACTGTGTTTTTAAGCATGGGCTATTTGTTAGTGCCAACTCCACAAATAGAACCTCTATTTTTGTGCTTGTTCATACAATTTGTTAACAGTCTATGTGTGAGTTTAACCAATGACAGACAATCACAAGAGTTCAGCAGCAAATACATGAGGATCTGTTGATTGGATTGTTCACAAACTGTTGCACTGtgacatatgtacatgtatgttatttcAGTGCTCAATTTGAGGACAAAGTTTCCAGAAGCTCCTAATGGTAGGATGCGATAACAAGCTTTTTTGAAAAGCATAGCTTTGCAGTTAATCTTTTGCATTCATCTCAATTTCATAGATTTATTGCTTGTCCGGATCCTAGAAATTTTTGTAACATCAGAGCCCTCTACTGCTGCATAGTAGACCAAGACTGTACTTTGTCAGCCACAAACTATACTAACGCTATCGTAACTGTACCTGTTAGTGACAgattattatatcataacagtaaccTGTTAAGGGTAGTTGTGATCCATCAGTGAGAGACTTTGGTAACATAACTGTTATCAGTATTAGGTCATGCTATTATAACTGTCTGACCTGTAGTCTGTTAGAGATAGACCGAGGTGTCATTCGTATAATCTGTCCTTCAGGGAGCAGTTTGCAGACGCTTCATTTGACAGTAAACTAGATGCCATAGTGGCATTGTCGACTCTACTGCAGGGGCCCACCGAGCTGGGCAACTCGGTGCTTGCTAAGCCAGGTATTATGGATATGCTGCTTGCTCTCGCTGGTTCAAAGGAAATTGCTCATCAGGTGGGTGGACAACTCTCAGTTAATAGTCTCATTGGCTGGTTTGGTATCTCTAGAGTCTAGACCATAAAATGACTACTTCAACACATTAATGATTTCCAAGccaaaattgttcattttgtTGAGTCAGCTTTCTGAACCATTTTTGGGGCATGGGCAGGTCCCTCCAACCTggttatatttaaatatagtcATTTGTGAGTGACTTACATGGTAAACAGCATTAATACTTTTATGCTGACTTGTAGCTGATAGCTGTGGAGGCTCTCGTGCACGCTACATCTAAGAAGGACAAGTGCGTAGGGATAGTTGACACGGCCATTCCAGTCCTTAAACAGCTTTACCAGGACTCACCCAGTGATAACATCAAAGTTCGGGCTCTTGTGGTAAGTAATACACGGACAGGGTGCACAACTCTATGGTGCGAGAGAGAATTGATATGGTTTTTGAACTTAGTAGCTTTGAGAGGTTCACGTGATTTTACAAGTGTCTAAATTTGTGCAAAGTTTTAAATTCACACAAAATTAGataaattgtttttgtattttcctACGAGATGTGCACCACTTGTGTCTGACCTGTATCTTGCTCTTGTTATTGGGAAGTGTTACAGTACATATCCTTTGTTATGATACGATGTTGTGTTAGATTAATTGATTCACATATCTGCAGATGATGTGCAATAATGTAAGGATATGGCATATTACATTAGAGCATTTGATGTGACACTTTTACATAGGGCAGGTGAAATAAAAAGCATATGATTTACTGCATGATACCACGTAAGTATAATACATATGGTGTATTATACTTATATGGTGTATTATGTGGCTTATGATATTTTACAGGGCATATGATGTATTACatgtgttacatattacagGGCATATGATGTGTTACATGGGGTATATATTTCAGGGCATATGATGTGTTACATGCGCTATATATTTCAGTGCATATGATTTATTACATGCGCTATATATTTCAGGGCATGTGTAAAATCTCATCTTCATCTGGAACAGATGCTGCTGATAAAACTGTGTCTGATGACTCTCAGTTGGCGCTTTCTCGATCTTGCAGAAAGTTAGTCAAATTTCTAATTGTGTGTTTGAAGTGGGTGTTGTTTTTACACACAATCCTGAATTGCCGCTGCTTTTAACTCCTAGAGACGACTCGATTGTCCATAGCTCAATAGGCTCCACTTGTCGCCTCTTCACCAACTCTTGTTGAATAGTTAATCATGGCTGGTCATTCGCATCGCTAGAAGGTCTTTGTTCTGTCTGATGAATGAAAGCCCGTGGGAAGAGCTAGTTCTAGGCATTCATACACCGGAATAACAAAGTACTAGAGCATTGTGCTATTTCCTCAGGTTCCTCGCAAATGAGTCCAAGGATGTGGATTTAAGGAAGTGGTCAGTTGAAGGCCTCGCCTACCTTACCCTTGATGCTGAAATCAAGGAGGAACTCGTCACAGATAAGGCAGCTATTCAGGCACTCATCGACATCGCCAAGGTCAGGTCTCCTTCCTTCATGAGGAATATAGATGTTTCTGCAGGTCTTTGAAGAGAGTTCTGTGAaagatttttttacttttactacTAAATTATAAAGTAATTTATATTATGGCAATGAAGATCTTGTAAATACTATTTGGTTAGGTTTGCACTAGGGTGTCAAGTTAAGCAAGGTGCTCATAAGCTGTTCTCATTGCAGGTAGGAGATCAGACAGTTATGTTTCCTGCTGCCACAGTATTTGTCAACCTTATGAATGCTTACGACAAACCAGAAATCATGCCTGAGATGAAACAACTTGCCGAGTACGCTAAACAGAAAGTTCCAGAAGATCACCCAAAGGTATTTAACGCTATCTTTAAAATAAAGGGTAATTCTATGGCAATTTAGCATTCATCTATTGAAAGTAGACATGATGCTCTACTAATACTAGTTCTGATATTTGCTTTGTATGTCAAAACCTTTGTATGTAGCAGCGATGTTTTTATACGAATACATGGTATTTTGTTTTAACTGTTTTAGAGCTAGAAACAACGACAAATAGTTTAAGtaattatgtttaaaatgaaGTCGAGTGTTTTatgtaaaactatgtaaaaactaGAATTAAAAACTTAGATTATATGTAAAAtctaaataaagcaatgaagtTTTTATTAGACACAGGTCAGTTGTAAATGTAGTCTAAGCAATGTGTAAGTTTTGGTAATAGAGTGAGGGATAGACTTGCATAGCGTAACTTACTTAACTTACACTTGTGCACGGGttaaatcagtttaatttatttattccTTAATTGATTGTACATATTTTTAATTCTGCCctcttttttacttttatttacaaaattattatttttagagAAATTTTAGATGTTATACATCGGTTGGAAATTATGTCAAGTATTGCGACAAAAATTAGCTCAAATTTTGTGGTCGACGTTGAACAAATTGTTATGTAGAGGTGACTGTGAGTCAGGGGTTTGGAGCCTGTTATTATTAGTCATCAGCGACTCCGAGTACCAAGTATTGCTAATTCACACACTCGATGATATACTTGTCTACAAGTACATTTTGTAGTTCCTTATGAAGTACAATTACTTCTCTCTTCAGGACAAGGAAGAATATGTATCCAAGAGGATCGATACTTTGATCAGCTATGGAGTAGGGAGTGCTG of the Watersipora subatra chromosome 4, tzWatSuba1.1, whole genome shotgun sequence genome contains:
- the LOC137392916 gene encoding protein unc-45 homolog B-like isoform X1 — its product is MGVIVGMADHTSLKEEGNSHFKSGNYSEALVCYTKALDIGGEAPSAAFQLAVHSNKAACYLKLQDPKHAQIEASKALEYNSNDVKALFRRCQALELLDRKEEALKDAVKLRNLDPKNKAIVSVLQRLSAWAQQKNDRIDSTESKVSQMVELVFFDTSGNKEKREQALSNLLVLAREEAGSTKMLEAGLVSKFKALLQKVEGNMKLNVIRILASLSVHSIEKAETVFDVMGLPLLISLFSQPGEDACNATSNLFQSLINGITDLHIFREEKAKHEIHKEKTGTPHGSKFKPLKLSSYQQDLIDQIMRYLVKYINSNKVSAYGRDCIIQLIIRNVTSSDGLNWTKRFLETDGSTRLMEIAGMTSGKSTIPVSSSTRLHCSVLMSKIWDDTMTDQQREQIRTLTDEYFVEQFADASFDSKLDAIVALSTLLQGPTELGNSVLAKPGIMDMLLALAGSKEIAHQLIAVEALVHATSKKDKCVGIVDTAIPVLKQLYQDSPSDNIKVRALVGMCKISSSSGTDAADKTVSDDSQLALSRSCRKFLANESKDVDLRKWSVEGLAYLTLDAEIKEELVTDKAAIQALIDIAKVGDQTVMFPAATVFVNLMNAYDKPEIMPEMKQLAEYAKQKVPEDHPKDKEEYVSKRIDTLISYGVGSAAVALASIVTESNGCKELLSRVFLALVTNAKDRGKLVQQGGGKVLIKLALDNSLTGKGLAAQALAKMAITMNPEVAFPGQRILEVVRPLLKLLHPDRTALQNFEALLALTNITSASDSARQRVVSERGVADIEMYMIDDHEMLKRAATECLCNLVLNEQVAEAHFGENDKVKLLTLYCGDEDEAVQRAACGALAILSSDYPEKLVEKVTKVSSWKDCLLQVLVSEEPGVRHRAAHLLSNLMLTNKDFCEQVVSCQLFEVLMAISKVEGAEMAGARECAQAALEAAASHELVKPIDNSS
- the LOC137392916 gene encoding protein unc-45 homolog B-like isoform X2 yields the protein MMADHTSLKEEGNSHFKSGNYSEALVCYTKALDIGGEAPSAAFQLAVHSNKAACYLKLQDPKHAQIEASKALEYNSNDVKALFRRCQALELLDRKEEALKDAVKLRNLDPKNKAIVSVLQRLSAWAQQKNDRIDSTESKVSQMVELVFFDTSGNKEKREQALSNLLVLAREEAGSTKMLEAGLVSKFKALLQKVEGNMKLNVIRILASLSVHSIEKAETVFDVMGLPLLISLFSQPGEDACNATSNLFQSLINGITDLHIFREEKAKHEIHKEKTGTPHGSKFKPLKLSSYQQDLIDQIMRYLVKYINSNKVSAYGRDCIIQLIIRNVTSSDGLNWTKRFLETDGSTRLMEIAGMTSGKSTIPVSSSTRLHCSVLMSKIWDDTMTDQQREQIRTLTDEYFVEQFADASFDSKLDAIVALSTLLQGPTELGNSVLAKPGIMDMLLALAGSKEIAHQLIAVEALVHATSKKDKCVGIVDTAIPVLKQLYQDSPSDNIKVRALVGMCKISSSSGTDAADKTVSDDSQLALSRSCRKFLANESKDVDLRKWSVEGLAYLTLDAEIKEELVTDKAAIQALIDIAKVGDQTVMFPAATVFVNLMNAYDKPEIMPEMKQLAEYAKQKVPEDHPKDKEEYVSKRIDTLISYGVGSAAVALASIVTESNGCKELLSRVFLALVTNAKDRGKLVQQGGGKVLIKLALDNSLTGKGLAAQALAKMAITMNPEVAFPGQRILEVVRPLLKLLHPDRTALQNFEALLALTNITSASDSARQRVVSERGVADIEMYMIDDHEMLKRAATECLCNLVLNEQVAEAHFGENDKVKLLTLYCGDEDEAVQRAACGALAILSSDYPEKLVEKVTKVSSWKDCLLQVLVSEEPGVRHRAAHLLSNLMLTNKDFCEQVVSCQLFEVLMAISKVEGAEMAGARECAQAALEAAASHELVKPIDNSS